A segment of the Gossypium hirsutum isolate 1008001.06 chromosome D10, Gossypium_hirsutum_v2.1, whole genome shotgun sequence genome:
attttcttttttgggtaTGATATCAAGTTATAATAATACACAATGTACAttccaattcaattaaaaaaacctTTACATTATTACACTACTCTTGTCCTCCCGATGATGCCAAAATCAACCATTAGCTGATTACCGGCATCTCATCCACAAAAAGTTCACCAACTGCACCTTCTGAGGATTCACCAATGCTAGCGGCTTCAGCAATTCTAAGTGCCATCACGGCTTTGTATGTAGCCATATCCGCATTTTGAAGTAGCATCTGTGCCTGTTCGCGTTTCAGGATGGCCGATTCAACCGCTCTGGTTGCTGCACCTCTAGCTTCTTCGACTCTAACCATCACAATCTCTTCTTCCACTGCATCATGTTGGGCTGCCATGGCTGCACGTATCACAAAACATGAAACAAGGTTCTATTAACACTTAAACATTCACACAAAACATGAAAAACCATTCACACATTAAAATCAGAACAGAGCCTGTATAGTTGAGCATGACTGATATGGTCAGAGAATATAATGTACCCTGCAACAAACTCGGTAGCTTGCCTCTCCCATGGCTAGCTTGACGCTTAAATGACCTCCTTTTACGTAGAAGAGGCTGTGGAACTACGGGAGCCTTCTTGACCTGATGACCCTGTTACAATCCaacattcattttgatcataTATCTACCAAAACACCAGAAAGAAGAGGTAGGGGACTGAACAGTAATGACGGATGGGATGCATATTTCAAATTTCAAGATATGCCAGGGAACAAAAAGGTATATAGCATGATAAGTTGATGACAATACTTCGTTCCCAATCACTAAAACGATATCTTCCCATTGCAGCAGAACAGAAATTCCAAATTCTCAACAAATAGAAAACAGAATATAAAACAAAGTTCAGAGAAAGAATATTTGGGTGCTCTGTATTAATCCTATCTGCAATATGGTTGATTCACAATCTGTTATTTTTTCCCTCTAAATTGTGTCACTATAGCATGGCATCATTGCATGCAACTGTTATGGCAAAAGATCATTTGACCAATAAGATACAATTCTATGAACTCATTGCATGACAAATTGTGGGAATCAGAACAAGAAATAGGACAATAAACCCTTTCAAAAGAAGTGCACTTTTCCATGCTAAACTTCCCTGAAAATTTCAACAAACAAATACACATACTAGGGACACAAGCTAGAATTTTCTTCATTTACAAAATGACAGTATAGTACAATGATGATATGATACATCGAAGGAGAGTTCAGTTTCCCAAATGAATCTACAATTATATTTATGTCCATAGAAAAATTCTCCATAAAGATTACCTGGAAGACTCTAAGCAATGGTGACCGTCTTTGCTCCTTTTTTTTCAACCAGTAAGCATGAACAGCTTCCACCACTCCTTTAATACCCAGATCAACACACAAATGAGCAGCAGCAGCAGATATATCATTTGAGTGATCATCTGGACTACAAAAATAGGCCTTCTCAAAAGCATCAATCATCAACTCGAAACAATCCTCCGATAGATGCTGGAGATGCCCATTTCCACGAAAAAACTCATAATTGAACTTCTTTAACCACTCCTCATCTTCTAAATCCATGTCATAGTTTGCAATCCTCTTTGCCAAGGCTCTTGATACCTCGTCACCATCAATAGAGATATATGAATCCGGTCTTCGAAACTGCACACTGGGTTTACCTGCATACCCTGAAACTTCACGAACACCAGGCACAGGGATCACCCTACAAACTGAAGCAGGCACATTGCGCTCACAACATTCCTTGTAAAGATCCTTGAAAACAACCCAGTCTTGACGGTTCGGGAACTCGAGCTTCCAGTTATCATCCCCAGGCCAAATTACAGCACGAGTGAAACGGTTGACTGAGCTTGGCCTCATAAATTTATCTGCCTTGAGAGAATACTTGTTTGacctttttgttttaattacaacAAGCCATTCTTTTGATGGAGAGAGCTCTAAAGACACAACTGCTCCTTCTTCCCTGTAACATCTATCTGGTTCGATGATCAATACATTGGCAGAGCATTGCGATGAATCCGATTCTACCTTGGGCACTAAATCTGATACGGAAGAGCTCATGTCGCTTAAGCTCGACGCTGAACCGTTGCGGGTTGAACTCCTAAGCTTGTTTTTCGAAACTACTGAGGAAAAAGGAATCCCATTTCTCCTACTAGTAATCAAATCAGACATGAGAGCTCCATTAGAGAAAGTGTTTCTAGCCCTCATTCTCCTAAGCGAACTCCTCCTCTTCTGAATGCTGCTTCGAACTGACTTCGAAGCTTTAAAACATGGACTCGAAACAATTTTGCAGCTGACTTTATCGATTTCAAGTGCAGTGGACTTGATTGTAGTCTTTGACTCTGAATTTTCAGAAAGAAGGCACTTTTGGACcccatttctcttcttttttctagTATAAACAATCCCAAACATCTTATCTACAGTGGTGCCATTGTTTAGAGCTTCAGCTTTCATTTTCTTGGCCCGTTTCTTTGGAGTCTCTTCGTGGCCTAATCTTTTAGGCTTCCCATTTAGCTCGGCGACAGAGGATTTATTTACTTCACTCTTTGGGTTTTTTTTCACCGAGTTGTTGAATTCAACGCCATCGTTACTGCGCCTCTTGGGCTTCACTTCGCCGGAATCAGGCCGGAGTTGCCGCCCGGAACGAAGAACCCGGGCTTCCGAgctcttcatcctgcaaaccctTGTGGTCCGTTTCATCCCCACCGAAGGCATCGCCGTCCAGTGCTGCTGCTTCTGCTTGTAACCGAACTCCTCGGACGATCTTTTCCTACACCAACTCCACGTGTTGACTCAGTAACCGACTCGACTCAGACGAGTCCCGAAAAAAAACAAAAGCCAACCCCGAAAAAGCCCCCACTCCACCAACCACCTCGTGAAACCCAACAGAACGTTAACACATATTCAGCCAACAGATGACCCCCCATTTACGAAACGGACCCATACCCATAACTCAACTAGTtcacacacaaaaaaagaaaagaaaaaacaaatcgACAACTCGGGGAAACTCAGATCGTTTTGACTCAGctacaagggaaaaaaaagctTTCTTTTTTCTTACGAAAGAAGGAAACTAGTAAAAGATAACTACAACAGAGTAGTGAGTGACTAACAATACCATACTAACAGAGATCGTTCAACTccagataaaaaattttaaaaaaaacccataaattagacaaaagaaaaaaaaaccaaagatctttgaagagaaaaagggaaaaacttaaaaaaatagtcTCTCTCACTAAAAATTGAAGAGAGAGAAAGAGGGAAGAGAGAGTTATGGAGTTTCACGTAAATCTTGTCTTTTTTTTTAGAAGAGAGAGATGGAGGCTGCTAGGGTTTATgatgaaatgataaaaaaaaccaCTGAAGAGGGAAAATCTAGAGTGTCCAAAGGGGAAAAAGAATAATTTGGAAATGGAAATTAATTTGCCGAGTGATGGGAACCCTTGAATTTATGAAATGGACGGTTGAGATTATTGGGTGGATTCAATGACTGGGCCGTTTTTAGCCCTTTACtttcctctttttctttattttttgtctaCTGGTATTAAAGGGATATTTCGCTTCGGGTTGAGTGATGTGAAACGACTAAAAGAGCCTTGGGTGTGGTAGGATGCGGAAGGGTTCTGGCACAGCAGCAAGTCGAGGGCAAAACGGGAAGTTAATAATAATATGGGAATGGTGCAGAAAGAACTGAATTCTCAACATCTGCCATTGATTTAACACTAAAACTGAAAAGCCTCGTAAAGTGTATGACCAGAAGTAGCTATGTTTCGTTAAGCTTAAatccattttttttttataatatttgtatcttaaatttataattttaccatatatccaatgtcttaattattattattatttgtttacagttaaattagataaaatatcaaaaaaaaattatggacaATGTATGTCGTTTTCCTGAATTGTTGTATCAAGTTTTGAAGACCATTCAATTCCATTACCGTCTACGGACAAACAAAATATCAAGTGGAATTTTCAGCTAATAATTCTTTAAAATCCACCATCTATTTCACCCTGATAACTCACACGGACCTTTGTTTGTTTAAAAAGTAGGGAAATATCATAAGAAATCATCTTCCGTTTTTAGTTACCAACACAGGAAGTAAATCACAATCATCCAAGAATTCTACAGTTCATAGGAATAGGATAGTTTGAAATgttcaatcaatcaatcaataagGGCTTAAGACATTTTAAGCCGTGGCCGGCTTTGTCTCGGCTTCTGCCGGAGCTTCTCCTTCCCAGAAGGTAGTCTTCTTTCCGGTCTTTGACACAGTTTGTAGAACCGCATCGGGTTGGACGTTGCCCTTCACAGTCACTTTCTGCTCCTTCAAATCTACTTCATATGATTCCACACCTGAATATGAATATTAGTCATTATTATGATTCTAATTCTTCAGCCAATATATGTGTAACTATGCATGTCTGGTTTGAGAGAAGAATTTCCCACCTGAATGCAAGAAAGAAGCTAATCCTTCACAAATCTACTAAATAAACGGGGGTATAAATATTATAGTTTTCTACTATAAAAAGGGTCAATCCGTACACTTGAGAGATCAGTCTCTAGCTTCAATTCTTAGGAATCGGTCCCTATAAGTACATAAGAGATCAGTTCTTTTCTGTTTTGCTTCAAGAACAGGTTGGTAGGATCAATCTTTCGGAAAATGCAACGCTTTTCAAGGGTACAAggcattttcaaaaaaatgggtaAGTTTTTTGGGACCAAACTATTATTTGTGATGAAGAATGCAAGAAAACAAATTCAAAAGCCACTTTTCTGCAAAACAATCGGATCTTAAATTAACCGGCTCCTCTAGTCCGACATAATATGCTTGCCTAGGAAGTAATTCTCAGGGAGACCAGTGGAAAACCACGGCAGCAACAGTTGTTGAAATTGATTTCACATTATGATCAGCAGAAACGAACAAGACGTTAAACAAAAGCAAGATCTACAACACACCTTGCATTTTCCCCAAAACTCTCTTCACGGCTCCAACGCAGCCCTCACATGACATACCAACCTTGAGAACAACAGTCTGCAATCAACCAAAAACAATACACAGTTTATAACATTATCGGAAAGGGAACCTTACAAAGCTGTGTTCAACGACCATGAACCAAACAAAACCAGGCCAAAACATATGATTAGatgtttttgaaaattgataTAGATTATGGAAGCCAATCATGACCACTTATATTCTTTCCCTCTTTTGGCTAAGTGTTCATAAGAATGTGGTCGTTCAACCAACACAAGCAGAATTTCCACAAAAACCACCCACTCCGCCAGGGGCTTAGCAAAGGGTAGGCAGGGCCTTGGTCCCATTGGCTAAATGGGAAATTTTCTTTTTAGCCGCTctaaaaaatcaaaacatttaattaAGCTTTTTTAGTATTAGATTACATGGAAAACTTACATTTTTAGCcctttttaacaaaaagaaattTAACTTTGGCtctccaaaattttataattttatctaaacAAAATTCCCTGTACACATCAATAGAAGGTCAACTCAACCCTAAACCAGAAAGAAAGCCCTAATTCAATGAACAAAGCTAACAGATACTAATTACCACCATTTAGAGATTTCTAAACGCAATAGCTTACCTTATTTTCTCCCAAAACCCTTGAAACCCCAAAAATACCAAATctatcaaaatttgatataacgATCGGAACTTGAATTAGGGAGAACCCCAAAAGACGGCCTAAAGTTTTAGTCTTTCCTCTTCtattttcaatccaaaaatcaaacaGATAAAGACCCAGAAACCAGAAAGCAAGGATAAAATTCTCCCAACATACAGAAAACCAATTACAGATTTCGAAAAATTCAGCCAAAAGGAACGAAAAGAAACATGAGATAATTTgaataagaaaaaacaaaaaagaaaaagaaaagttaccTGAGACATAGCTTTTTAAGTTTGGAAATTCAAAGAGCGGGAGAGAAAAGGAGAAGAAGATAATTGTTGAGAATAAGGTATGAAGAAGCGAATATGGAAAGGGTAGAAATTTATAGAAGAACCATTGGAGGGCGGTGGACCATTTCTTCCATATTCAACGTAGCGTGATGTTCAAAGCTCAAACCACCAGCTGTTCCAACCATTTTCtactactttttttttattttgctttagtcgttgtacattttctttcaaaaaattataaaattatcatcaaattttgaatatgaaaatttttaaatattttaataattatttaaaattaaataaataaaatatgtgtaatttatcttaaatataaacaaataatttaatgtgtaagcttataaaatattttctcaaatcaaTCCACTTAGCACTGGATAAGATGCGAGGTAAAAAACTGCTTAAAACAAACTTTTCACTTctattgaattttatattaatttcctagttatttgtattttttatatttatagtaatttatcataataattattaaatatttaaataaattttaactcGATCATAATTAATTTCTAACTCAAATACTTATtgcaattttaaatatttgtataaaatcttaataatttcaataatttcttataattcttaaataattttctacaatttttttttataatttttagatacTTGCTAACATGACAGTATAAATACCATGTCAACATGAGGTACATGTGACAACTTGCTTTGTCTGCCACATCATCacttaacaatagaaatggataaaaattttaagaaaatgaccagtttgctctttgatctaacatataaggGTTAATTTGCTCGTTTTTTAATAGATGTGGCAAAATACAATCCGACTTCTAGTACAAGAGCCTCCTTAATACTTTAACCTTTAATCTTTGTATTTCaaattgacataatttaaccCTTTACTTTTATAATGATATTAGCTGGTCCAAATAATTATTATCCTCAACTATTTCGGTTAAAATGCCGGgcggaatttaaaaaaaaatacacattTAAACTTACCATGTTCTTATAGATTTTTATGTTAAGAATgtaattttaaggaaaaaaaatatgtaccTATACATAAAAGGAATACCTTATAAGATTACGGGTAGAATGTAAGATTACATTATTTGGTTCATTTGACTAGAATGTAAGATTTATGTGTTTGGTTGACGGAATGTAAGATTATATACAAACTCATTTTAGTCAATTGTCcttgttataaaatttatttttttaacaagtttagttcattgaatatttttttgtctcattttccataaaattatgataaattattataactttcactttttattacaatttatatattaataagtaaatatatgatattgaaataaatttacaaaccatagttataataatttataaaaagtgatacaacaccaatcataattataattataattataaaaataattaatataataataaataaattattaaataaagtataataaTTATAATCGTAGTTAATGACATCTACTGATTCactattaagaaaaaaatattttgtttttaattagtcTTAAACTTTATTTAAGAGAAAagcctaaattgattaaataataaaaacaaagggCAAATTGGTCCAAAATTTAAGATTATGCCCGTAATCTAAGATAACCTAATGAAGAGGCTGTAACGAGATTACATCCTATATTATAGCATCTTAACACTATTTCGTAATGTGAGGTTACAGATGACTAGAATGTTGACAATCAAAACACTAAAATCTCATTCTGGAATGTTACCCTATACAAATGGTCGTAATATTACATTTGAAGAACCAAACGCCCGTTAAGAGTTTCTTTGCATGACGCATGTACAACTATTATGTTTTTCTGTTTTATATATAATGGTCAAATTATGTTCATATTTggaatttagtatttatattttaatttgacacaATTTAATTATCTACTTTTACAATGACATTAGTTGGTCCAAATTGTTAACATTTTTAATGATTCTAGTTAAAATGttgatgtgattttttttttaaaaaaagagcatATTTTAACACACACCAAAAATCTATTTCGGCATGATAAGTTGAAATgagtatttttaagaaaaaatttgacATAAGCATTTTAACTGAAATAATTAAGAGCGTCaattatttagactaactaatgatattataaaaggacaattatgttaaattaaagtataatactaaatcctaaaatttaaatatagtagTGGGAACAATGCTTAGCACAATCATTTGTTATTTGATATTATAAAAAagtttgatatttaaaaaaaaataactgtGTCAATAGCTAGTAATCtaaaaagtatagagattaaatttctgAAAAAAAGTATGAGGACCAAATTCCAAATATACTAAGAGTACTGAGATttgaaacttatttaatatttaaaattttactctatagtttgatccaaaaaaataaataacccAACTCAAATAAatataggggtgagcaaaacttgatttgattaaaaaaatattttttttcttcaaatttcgagttaattgaatTAAGTTATTCGGTTCTTTTGAATCAAAGTAATTcggttttttttttgagtttgagTCTATTTGTACTTTGCAACTCAAATAAGTAATTGATATAAACACCCCTTGGGTCCTAGATAGTTTTGGAAACGTGCAAATTGAGATCTTAATatgcaaaaaaatatataatattgtaaaattcaaaatatttataaaatatttttctaaaaaattataaaacatatattcaaaaaattatttttaatatattaaataataaatgttaaattataatttttaaatattctaagatgttaaatttgagatcttaaacaaataaattatcaaatcaagtttatcatactaattaTATTGTTAAAAGAAAATCAGATACATATGGTACCTATGTTATTTAACTCAGAACTTAGACATATTGTCAAAAAGATTTCAATATGcctggtttaatttttttaatttatctcgAACAAATTTATTTGATTCTACTCaacttaaatttcattttactcaacttaattaaaaaaaagtttcaaatcgagttagaataataaaataatactcgTCAACTTAACTAacttgaatatttatatataaaaaataatattatgtacgaattttcttaatttttttagattttaattttgtgGGTTTGATTTTAGATATACTATAGTTCTCAATTCtacattattttaatttagttttaattataatcatttaaaatatctatattatatataatacgCCGATGTTACAAGTTAATCGAATATCAAATCAGTTAAAAAATAGCTAAAATGATTcgttttacaaaataataaatattattttaaagacattttttttatatatgatatgaaatcaataaaaatcaatttaaatagtATATTTGAACCTAAATCATCATAGTTTCTAAAACTTCAATTttaccaattcaaccaaaattttaatataacttattataaataattttcacccataaacaaatattatttattattatatttctaattGTTGGTGCTATTAAAAAAAGTGGTTATGGAGGGGCAGAAGTAGGTGAAAGGCTAAAATTAGAAATTTCAGTGTTAGTTATGTTGCAGTACAGAAGTTTCCATTCAAAGCATAGTACACATTAGTACTTCATATTGGTACacatttaattttcatttgttattaaatatattcataattaaattaaaagtaataattGATCATTTTCATTTGCCTTTAAATggtccaaatatatatattagatcaatAGTAATGAATTTATGTCTAAGACTTCAACTGGGTCAAAGTTCTATAGCCTAACAATTTGTTTTGTTCACATATTTGTTTATGATAatatcaaaaaattatttcacCTTATCCAAATGGGGTTTTTTTTACAttgatattataaaatttaatattatttattaaaataagttaAGAGAAAAAAGTTATTTTCTAAAATACGATTTTTTAGAAGTATTTCAGATGTCGAGATCCATATAATTTTTagataaaatgtgaaaaattTACTGTCCACTTATTTCATAATGATAAAAAGACTATACAATGAAGTCGACATTGAGAAAAGATACAAAAGATTTCACTCAAGAATCTTGTAGGTGATAGTAAAGGAGGAATTGGACACTATTGACTTTTAGCTAAGTAATGACTTACCCTTTCctataaattttgagattttatttcaaaagaaatgtaaaagtaaaaatactaaaattccactgtctttaaaatatttatcatatgtaATCTTATTACAAAATTTTCGATTTTGACAAGGTTCAACAACTCAGTTAATCAGTTAAATGCCATTTTCCATAATACATAAAATAGTTGTATTGTAAATGTGATTAGTTTTTGTTGCCAAACTTAGGTTAATATTGTGTTTATGAAACGTTgaaaggaaaattttaagttgtgCTAATGGGAGTGTTATCTTATTAATGTTTTTAGACTTGTTGAATATGTCTTTACCAAAGATATAAGGAAGTTGTGTTTGTTATATATGGTCGTCGATGTAATAAGTTAGTGTTAATGTTATTCGAATTACTATTATTAAGAATTGTTGAAATTGTTAGAATTGTCGTaacatttattaaatatattatttgtaGGGTATAAAGTAGTTGTGTTATTGTATACAATTGTCATTGTAGGAAGTTAGCGGCAAGGATGCTGGATTTTTTGTTGTTGAGTTGTCCaaattattagaatttttttataatagttaTACAATTTGGCAGCACCAATATGGTGAGTCGATTCTTGACTCAAATGTACTTGAACGGAGAAATATATTCAACTGATGACTGTAACATCCCTAACACCCCCTAAGATGAGAATAATGTTATTTTGGAATTTGCACATgttagaattttcaaaataataaaataggaatcATGAGTATTAGTAGAGAAGGTAGTTACATACTATAGGGAATTAAATAGAATTTTgaattgatagaaattaatttaaggtATTGATTAAATTGCAATAGTGTGAAAAGTGTTGGGGCAAAATAGtgcaaattaaaaatataaaagattgaattagattgaggagaaaaagagaaaggacTAGAATTGCAATTCAACCAAGAGAGTATTATGAATTGTGGATGAGATTGAAAATAATTGTGGGCTACAAGATGTATAAGGTGATGTTtagatttttttagttaaatatttttaatattttaaatactaaattaaatatatatttgttaaagaAAGATGTAGAAAACACTTCCACCATCATCCATTCACGTCACCTCCATATCTCTTcttaatcaattttcatttttttttcattttagtcatttcTACTATTCTCAACTTCTTCAAGCTTAAAAACTTCAAATTCTTCTATAGGTTCTTAGTGAAATCAATAGAGCAACCCTATAGCAAGCTTAGTTTCTTGTAAAGTTAACTAGTGTTTACattggagaagagagaaaactgaAGTTAGGGATTTTAGTAAAAGTTTAAGGTAAAGATGATGAGATTTCTTTAAGGATTTCatgtttatttcattaaaattgcATGGAAATTATATGTGATTATTGTTTTGATATTAAATCTTGTATGTGTGTGATATGTTAATgaagagaaaaataagaaagGTGGTCAATAAGGTCGTGATAAGGGGAAAGAAGTAACAAACGagtgaagaaagaagaaagaactCATCCAAGCATTTGATTGTAAGTACTTCGAGAATTTCACTTTACCTAACTTAACTTAAGAGTAAGTCATATTAAAATGGTTAGATGATTGAATTGTATGTGAATATATCAAGAATATATGTATAAAAGTTGATGAATGATTGGTgaaaatatgaattgaattttaattacaaaatgcgTAGATTTGAATGAAGAGACTAAATTGTAGTAAGAAGAGACTAAATAGTAACACCCTTCGCTCGATCCGGTTGTCAAATCCAAACTATAAGATGTTACATTTGTTGCCGGAGCAACTACATTTAAACCCAACATAATTTCTATTAATACAATAACTTGAATCCAATAGCTTTAGTGTCCAAATGTGACATCCTTTGCTCGTGATGTATCGATTCACTTTGAGTAATAGGTGCTACAATGACAAAGTTGTATTCCAATCAGACATGACATTCAACATGACCTTTAAAAGTGATGCTTCACTTGATAGCATAAAAAGGGGATCCTGAGGAAAACCCAAGCTAGTAGTACTAAGTGAATCTCTAACATGAATTATAAATTCCTAAGGCCAACCAAAAGGGGGTGTGAATTCATTATGGTAGATGTAATGACCTAATTCTTAGTGGTGTAAAAAAATGCTGTAGCGAAACTATTTTTCATAAaccgagtccgtaaatattaaataaaaatgtttatgaagttattatgaaatatattgaaGTTCCATTAAGTAAATTAGCcgaaaaaatagttaattaaagctcAGAGACTAAGTTATAAAATTCCAATTATTATAGAGTTTTAATTGACAAATCCTTAAGGACTAATATGGAAAATAACCAAAGGGCCaaaatggttatttaaccattgTGAAACATAGGATAGTGGCGATGATGATGTTCACCACTAATTGTGATTAATggtaattaaagtaaaataaatccaaattaagttaattaagtaAAGTAATTAAGGTTAAACATTAGTATAAAAACTAAAGAAagtgaagaaagatgaaaaagtcATCATCTTTCTCATTCATCGTCCATGGAGGAAGAAAAACCTCCCCAAATATTTTCAAGGTTAGGCAAGTAAATTAAGCATGAAATTCaagtccttttcttgtaatttttatagatttcttTTTTATCATGGGAGCTTggtttagctagcccatgtaccaatttgattaattgtttaaattttagaaagttaccataaattgatgaattagacttgaatttgatAGATATTAAACTTAGATTATTAAAATGACTAGATTGCAAAGTTAATTAATCTTAATTGTTAGCTTTGTAACATTagtgaccaaattgaataaatgtaaaccttgtaataaaattttgatataaatagaaagtataaggtctctaattgtaacaccccgaacccgaaaccgacaccggagtcgaacacgaggtgttaactggctttaacctcttacaaaatttattttccagacactgcccaatctgtgtactagtcgttttaaaaatcatatcttgagtttcgtaactcaaaaatcagtttcgtaatttttcccagaaactagactcatgtgcccatctatgtatttttttctagaatttttggttgggccaattagtacagtttattagtcaaagttccccaagttgcaggggtcgactacactgaccttttcccattacgact
Coding sequences within it:
- the LOC107915688 gene encoding uncharacterized protein codes for the protein MPSVGMKRTTRVCRMKSSEARVLRSGRQLRPDSGEVKPKRRSNDGVEFNNSVKKNPKSEVNKSSVAELNGKPKRLGHEETPKKRAKKMKAEALNNGTTVDKMFGIVYTRKKKRNGVQKCLLSENSESKTTIKSTALEIDKVSCKIVSSPCFKASKSVRSSIQKRRSSLRRMRARNTFSNGALMSDLITSRRNGIPFSSVVSKNKLRSSTRNGSASSLSDMSSSVSDLVPKVESDSSQCSANVLIIEPDRCYREEGAVVSLELSPSKEWLVVIKTKRSNKYSLKADKFMRPSSVNRFTRAVIWPGDDNWKLEFPNRQDWVVFKDLYKECCERNVPASVCRVIPVPGVREVSGYAGKPSVQFRRPDSYISIDGDEVSRALAKRIANYDMDLEDEEWLKKFNYEFFRGNGHLQHLSEDCFELMIDAFEKAYFCSPDDHSNDISAAAAHLCVDLGIKGVVEAVHAYWLKKKEQRRSPLLRVFQGHQVKKAPVVPQPLLRKRRSFKRQASHGRGKLPSLLQAMAAQHDAVEEEIVMVRVEEARGAATRAVESAILKREQAQMLLQNADMATYKAVMALRIAEAASIGESSEGAVGELFVDEMPVIS
- the LOC107915689 gene encoding copper transport protein ATX1, translating into MSQTVVLKVGMSCEGCVGAVKRVLGKMQGVESYEVDLKEQKVTVKGNVQPDAVLQTVSKTGKKTTFWEGEAPAEAETKPATA